The following coding sequences are from one Vicugna pacos chromosome 19, VicPac4, whole genome shotgun sequence window:
- the GDF5 gene encoding growth/differentiation factor 5 — MRLPKLLTFLLWHLAWLDLEFICTVLGAPDLGQRPQGARPGLAKAEAKERPPLAQNIFRPGGHSYGGGATNVRAKGGPGQTRGLTQPKKDEPKKLPPRSGGPELKSGHPPQTRQAATRTVTPKGQLPGGKAPPKAGSVPSSFLLKKAREPGSPREPKEPFRPPPITPHEYMLSLYRTLSDADRKGGNSSVKLEAGLANTITSFIDKGQDDRGPAVRKQRYVFDISALEKDGLLGAELRILRKKPSDTAKPVAPGSGRAAQLKLSSCPSGRQPAALLDVRSVPGLDGSGWEVFDIWKLFRNFKNSAQLCLELEAWERGRAMDLRGLGFDRAARQVHEKALFLVFGRTKKRDLFFNEIKARSGQDDKTVYEYLFSQRRKRRAPLATRQGKRPSKNPKARCSRKALHVNFKDMGWDDWIIAPLEYEAFHCEGLCEFPLRSHLEPTNHAVIQTLMNSMDPESTPPTCCVPTRLSPISILFIDSANNVVYKQYEDMVVESCGCR, encoded by the exons ATGAGACTCCCCAAACTCCTCACTTTCTTGCTTTGGCACCTGGCTTGGCTGGACCTGGAATTCATCTGCACTGTGTTGGGTGCCCCTGACTTGGGCCAGAGACCCCAGGGGGCCAGGCCAGGACTGGCCAAAGCAGAAGCCAAGGAGAGGCCCCCTCTGGCCCAGAACATCTTCAGGCCGGGGGGCCACAGCTATGGTGGGGGGGCCACCAATGTCAGGGCAAAGGGGGGTCCCGGGCAGACAAGAGGCCTGACACAGCCCAAGAAGGATGAACCCAAAAAGCTGCCTCCCAGATCGGGTGGCCCAGAACTCAAGTCAGGACACCCTCCTCAGACAAGGCAGGCTGCAACACGGACTGTGACCCCAAAAGGACAGCTTCCTGGGGGAAAGGCACCCCCAAAGGCAGGATCTGTCCCCAGTTCTTTCCTGCTGAAGAAGGCCAGGGAGCCTGGGTCCCCTCGAGAGCCCAAGGAGCCGTTCCGCCCGCCCCCCATCACGCCCCACGAGTACATGCTCTCGCTGTACAGGACGCTGTCCGATGCTGACAGAAAGGGAGGCAACAGCAGCGTGAAGTTGGAGGCTGGCCTGGCCAACACCATCACCAGCTTTATTGACAAAGGGCaag ATGACCGAGGTCCTGCGGTCAGGAAGCAGAGGTACGTGTTTGACATTAGCGCCCTGGAGAAGGATGGGCTCCTAGGGGCCGAGCTGCGGATCTTGCGGAAGAAGCCCTCGGACACGGCCAAGCCAGTGGCCCCCGGCAGTGGGCGGGCTGCCCAGCTGAAGCTGTCCAGCTGCCCCAGCGGCCGACAGCCGGCAGCCTTGCTGGATGTGCGCTCCGTGCCAGGCCTGGATGGATCTGGCTGGGAGGTGTTCGACATCTGGAAGCTCTTCCGAAACTTTAAGAACTCAGCCCAGCTGTGCCTGGAGCTGGAGGCCTGGGAACGGGGCCGTGCCATGGACCTCCGTGGCCTGGGCTTTGACCGGGCTGCCCGGCAGGTCCATGAGAAGGCCCTATTCCTGGTGTTTGGCCGCACCAAGAAACGGGACCTGTTCTTTAATGAGATTAAGGCCCGCTCCGGCCAGGATGATAAGACCGTGTACGAGTACCTGTTCAGCCAGCGGCGGAAACGGCGGGCCCCACTGGCCACGCGCCAGGGCAAGCGGCCCAGCAAGAACCCCAAGGCCCGCTGCAGTCGGAAGGCGCTGCATGTCAACTTCAAGGACATGGGCTGGGACGACTGGATTATCGCGCCCCTTGAGTACGAGGCCTTCCATTGCGAGGGGCTATGCGAGTTCCCCTTGCGCTCCCACCTGGAGCCCACGAACCATGCAGTCATCCAGACCCTGATGAACTCCATGGACCCTGAGTCCACGCCGCCCACCTGCTGTGTGCCCACCCGGCTGAGTCCCATCAGCATCCTCTTCATCGATTCCGCCAACAATGTGGTCTATAAACAGTACGAGGACATGGTCGTGGAGTCTTGTGGCTGCAGGTAG